A single window of Chloroflexota bacterium DNA harbors:
- a CDS encoding O-acetyl-ADP-ribose deacetylase, with translation MNRTFGGTTVACVRGDITEQEVDAIVNAANAQLAGGGGVDGAIHRAGGRSIMAECRAIGGCPTGQAVRTGAGDLPAEHVIHAVGPIWRGGEHGEPDLLASAYQSSLEAAAQSGARTIAFPSISTGAYGYPKASAAAIAMASVAAHAPMLEFAEVRFVLFSDADLQVYRQALHQVAASDAGGR, from the coding sequence GTGAACCGCACATTCGGCGGCACGACCGTTGCGTGCGTCCGCGGCGACATCACGGAGCAGGAGGTCGACGCGATCGTCAACGCGGCCAACGCGCAGCTTGCCGGCGGCGGGGGCGTAGACGGCGCCATTCATCGGGCCGGCGGACGCTCAATCATGGCGGAGTGCCGCGCCATCGGCGGCTGCCCCACGGGCCAGGCCGTGCGCACCGGGGCCGGCGACCTGCCCGCCGAGCACGTCATCCACGCGGTTGGGCCGATCTGGCGGGGCGGCGAGCACGGCGAACCCGACCTGCTCGCCTCGGCCTACCAGTCGAGCCTCGAGGCCGCCGCCCAATCCGGCGCGCGCACGATTGCCTTTCCCTCCATCAGCACCGGCGCCTACGGCTACCCCAAAGCGAGCGCCGCGGCCATCGCCATGGCCAGCGTGGCCGCACACGCGCCAATGCTCGAGTTCGCCGAAGTCCGCTTCGTGCTCTTCAGCGACGCCGACTTGCAGGTCTATCGGCAGGCGCTACATCAAGTCGCGGCGTCCGACGCGGGTGGCCGTTAG
- a CDS encoding glycosyltransferase family 2 protein, which produces MADAPRWSIVIPTWNGRHLLAEALDGLSRQTLRDFETIVVDDASDDDTCLWLRQHRPDVVSVELAQRRGLAHAINQGLAVARAERLAFLNNDAVPEPEWLGELERTFDEHPDASMLASRILLYATPDRLHAAGDFFTASGLPGNRGVWERDGAEFDEPREVFGACAAAAAYRKSLFDAIGGLDEDLMMYCEDVDLSWRAQLAGHRCRYVPTARVRHRRGASATSEFESFLVGRNRPLVTVMNVPGFVMRRRWWSMLRAQGQIALDALRNFQGRAARATLNGQLAAIPQLGRALRKRRRRQRTRTVSEAYVWSLLD; this is translated from the coding sequence GTGGCTGACGCGCCGCGTTGGAGCATCGTCATCCCGACGTGGAACGGACGGCACCTCCTGGCCGAGGCGCTGGACGGGCTGAGCCGGCAAACGCTGCGGGACTTCGAGACCATCGTGGTCGACGACGCGTCCGACGACGACACGTGCCTCTGGCTGCGGCAGCACCGACCTGACGTGGTCTCCGTCGAGCTTGCCCAGCGACGCGGGCTGGCGCACGCGATCAACCAGGGACTGGCCGTTGCCCGCGCCGAGCGCCTCGCGTTCCTCAACAACGACGCAGTGCCGGAGCCCGAGTGGCTGGGCGAGCTGGAACGAACTTTTGACGAGCATCCGGACGCCAGCATGTTGGCCTCGCGGATTCTGCTCTATGCGACGCCGGACCGATTGCACGCCGCCGGCGACTTCTTCACGGCCAGCGGGTTGCCGGGCAATCGCGGCGTGTGGGAGCGGGACGGCGCGGAGTTTGACGAGCCGCGCGAAGTGTTTGGCGCGTGCGCCGCCGCCGCGGCCTACCGGAAGTCGCTGTTCGATGCGATTGGCGGGCTGGACGAAGACCTCATGATGTACTGCGAGGACGTGGACCTGAGCTGGCGGGCGCAGCTCGCCGGCCACCGGTGCCGCTACGTGCCGACGGCGCGCGTGCGGCATCGGCGGGGCGCGAGCGCCACCAGCGAGTTCGAGAGTTTTCTGGTCGGGCGAAACCGACCGCTGGTCACGGTGATGAACGTTCCGGGATTCGTGATGCGCCGCCGGTGGTGGTCCATGCTGCGAGCCCAGGGGCAAATCGCGCTCGACGCGCTGCGCAATTTTCAGGGTCGCGCGGCGCGGGCAACCCTGAACGGCCAGCTGGCGGCGATTCCGCAGCTGGGCCGCGCCTTGCGCAAGCGTCGACGTCGCCAGCGAACCCGAACGGTGAGTGAGGCATACGTGTGGTCGCTGCTGGACTAG
- a CDS encoding MiaB/RimO family radical SAM methylthiotransferase, whose amino-acid sequence MPATNSGHRFFIWTIGCQMNKADGERISRDLMSAGHAPAHSLADATAVVVNGCAVRENADRKVWGMLGLLQGAKRRRPELLVGLTGCTVHADRTELEPHLRPVDVLFDSLNTEPMLARMSRQIPGTEAYEDVEAAPPPGVGAVSRYVNVIYGCDKRCTYCIVPFRRGAQRSRPLDEIVDEARQWVDEGAREIVLVGQIVNAYGFDLNGHRLPDALAAVDALPGVERVRFVTAHPQFMTEPLALAMRDLPSVCEEINLPVQSGDDAVLRRMARGYSVSHYRETIGMLRSIVPGVAVTTDVIVGFCGETESQFENSRDLVADLRFDQVHVAAFSPRHGTVADQWADDIPQDEKLRRLHEIERVQTPIAREINSALVGSVEDVLLESLESGKAPGRPPTWRGRTRSNKLVFSADQAGLAAGDTVPIQLTDATPWSLRGAVQPAAVPV is encoded by the coding sequence ATGCCTGCCACCAATTCTGGCCATCGGTTCTTCATTTGGACGATCGGGTGCCAGATGAACAAGGCCGACGGCGAGCGAATCTCACGCGACCTGATGAGCGCCGGGCACGCGCCGGCCCACAGCCTGGCGGACGCAACCGCCGTGGTGGTAAACGGCTGCGCCGTGCGCGAAAACGCGGACCGCAAAGTCTGGGGCATGCTGGGCCTGCTGCAAGGCGCCAAGCGGCGGCGGCCCGAGCTGCTGGTCGGACTCACCGGCTGCACCGTTCACGCCGACCGCACCGAGCTCGAGCCGCATCTCCGGCCGGTCGACGTGCTGTTCGATTCGCTGAATACCGAGCCCATGCTCGCCCGCATGTCACGGCAGATCCCCGGCACCGAGGCGTACGAGGACGTTGAGGCCGCGCCGCCTCCCGGCGTAGGCGCCGTCTCGCGTTATGTCAACGTCATCTACGGCTGTGACAAGCGGTGCACCTACTGCATCGTGCCGTTTCGGCGCGGCGCCCAGCGCAGTCGCCCGCTCGACGAGATCGTCGACGAGGCGCGGCAATGGGTCGACGAGGGCGCGCGCGAAATCGTCCTCGTCGGCCAAATCGTCAACGCCTACGGGTTCGACCTCAACGGACACCGCCTGCCCGACGCCTTGGCGGCCGTCGACGCGCTTCCCGGCGTGGAGCGCGTGCGGTTCGTCACCGCCCATCCGCAATTCATGACCGAGCCGCTCGCCCTGGCCATGCGCGACCTGCCGAGCGTCTGCGAGGAAATCAACTTGCCGGTGCAATCCGGCGACGACGCCGTGTTGCGGCGCATGGCGCGCGGCTACAGCGTGTCGCACTACCGCGAGACGATCGGCATGTTGCGGTCGATCGTGCCCGGCGTCGCCGTCACCACTGACGTCATCGTGGGCTTCTGCGGCGAAACCGAGTCGCAGTTCGAGAACTCGCGCGACCTCGTCGCCGATCTGAGGTTCGACCAGGTCCACGTCGCCGCCTTCAGCCCGCGGCACGGCACCGTGGCCGACCAGTGGGCCGACGACATTCCCCAAGACGAGAAACTGCGGCGGCTGCACGAGATCGAACGCGTGCAAACGCCCATCGCGCGGGAGATCAACAGCGCCCTGGTTGGCTCGGTCGAGGACGTGCTGCTGGAGTCGCTGGAAAGCGGCAAGGCGCCGGGACGCCCGCCCACCTGGCGCGGTCGAACCCGCTCGAACAAGCTGGTGTTCAGCGCCGACCAGGCGGGCTTGGCCGCCGGCGACACCGTGCCCATTCAGCTGACGGATGCGACCCCGTGGTCACTCCGCGGGGCCGTGCAGCCGGCCGCGGTGCCCGTCTAG
- the rfbD gene encoding dTDP-4-dehydrorhamnose reductase, translated as MASRPPRILITGGGGQIGIEIARQLDEANVTALGRSALDVTSGAAMDRALGEIKPNVVIHAAAMTDPEACERDRGAAQRVNVVGAWNVARAVARAGAEMVYLSTSYVFGGDKLGPYREYDEPGPINAYGVSKLGGERAARQALDRLYVVRSGWVYSRWNRGFVARLLELADDASNVRYVGDQVANPTSAGDLAAAILRLIDTQAYGVHHLVNEGATSWYGWATAVLRAAGRDDVELDEISAEDFQREARLPANSELANEMARAVGLTLRPWHDALEEFVRQWVADRG; from the coding sequence ATGGCTAGCCGTCCGCCGCGCATCCTCATCACCGGCGGCGGCGGCCAGATCGGCATCGAGATTGCGCGGCAGCTCGATGAGGCCAACGTGACGGCGCTGGGTCGCAGCGCACTGGACGTGACGAGCGGCGCGGCGATGGACCGCGCGCTGGGCGAGATCAAGCCCAACGTGGTGATTCATGCCGCGGCGATGACCGATCCCGAGGCCTGCGAGCGCGATCGCGGCGCGGCGCAGCGGGTGAACGTGGTGGGCGCCTGGAACGTGGCCCGCGCGGTCGCCCGCGCCGGTGCGGAGATGGTGTATCTGAGCACCAGCTACGTATTCGGCGGCGACAAGCTGGGGCCATACCGGGAATACGACGAACCCGGCCCGATCAACGCCTACGGCGTGAGCAAGCTCGGCGGCGAACGCGCCGCCCGCCAAGCCTTGGACCGCCTCTATGTCGTGCGCTCGGGATGGGTGTATAGCCGGTGGAACCGAGGCTTCGTGGCCCGGCTGCTGGAGTTGGCCGACGACGCGTCCAACGTGCGTTACGTGGGCGACCAGGTTGCCAACCCAACGTCTGCGGGCGACCTGGCGGCTGCCATTCTTCGACTCATCGATACGCAGGCGTATGGCGTGCACCACCTCGTCAACGAAGGCGCGACCAGCTGGTATGGCTGGGCGACCGCGGTGCTGCGCGCCGCCGGACGTGACGACGTGGAGCTGGACGAGATCTCGGCCGAGGACTTCCAGCGCGAGGCGCGCCTGCCGGCGAACAGCGAGCTGGCGAACGAGATGGCGCGAGCGGTGGGGCTCACGCTGAGGCCCTGGCACGACGCGCTGGAGGAATTCGTGCGGCAGTGGGTGGCTGATCGTGGCTGA
- a CDS encoding SPFH domain-containing protein, which produces MAIINFVRDYQRIARFRFGRFEGMLGPGIVFAIPILHQIRRVETRTEVLDIPRQTNITKDNASIDIDFLVYMRVDINQAQRAVLEVEDYRAAVVGLATTTLRAVVGDIDLDDVLSQRERINESIRVKLDAETARWGIKVTNVEIREIDPPREIQEAMNRQMSAERLRRAVILEADGTRQSNITVAEGEKQAAILKAEGARQAEILSAEGDQQAAVLRAQGFSEALERIFVIAQQVDPNTMSLQYLDTLKSLGESPSSKFIFPLEFTRLLGAIGGKGATDSDG; this is translated from the coding sequence ATGGCCATTATCAACTTCGTGCGTGACTACCAGCGGATCGCCCGGTTTCGCTTCGGGCGGTTCGAGGGCATGTTGGGGCCCGGCATCGTCTTCGCGATTCCGATCCTGCACCAGATTCGCCGCGTGGAGACGCGCACCGAGGTGCTGGACATTCCGCGGCAGACCAACATCACCAAGGACAACGCCTCGATCGACATCGACTTCCTGGTGTACATGCGCGTGGACATCAACCAGGCGCAGCGGGCCGTGCTGGAGGTCGAGGACTACCGCGCGGCGGTCGTCGGCCTGGCGACCACGACGCTGCGGGCGGTGGTTGGCGACATCGACCTGGACGACGTGCTCTCGCAGCGGGAGCGCATCAACGAATCGATTCGGGTGAAGCTCGATGCCGAGACCGCGCGGTGGGGCATCAAGGTCACCAACGTCGAAATTCGGGAGATCGACCCGCCGCGAGAGATTCAGGAAGCCATGAATCGCCAGATGTCGGCGGAGCGGCTGCGCCGCGCCGTGATTCTGGAAGCCGACGGTACGCGGCAGTCGAACATCACGGTTGCCGAAGGTGAAAAGCAAGCGGCAATTCTCAAGGCCGAAGGCGCTCGGCAGGCCGAGATTCTGTCCGCCGAAGGCGACCAGCAGGCCGCCGTGCTCCGCGCGCAGGGATTCAGCGAAGCACTCGAACGGATTTTCGTGATCGCGCAGCAGGTGGACCCGAACACCATGAGCCTGCAGTACCTGGACACGCTCAAGTCGCTTGGTGAGAGCCCGTCCTCGAAGTTCATCTTCCCGCTGGAGTTCACCCGGCTGCTGGGCGCCATTGGGGGCAAGGGGGCTACGGACTCCGACGGGTAG
- a CDS encoding nodulation protein NfeD, with protein sequence MARQQLLRRWCIGAMFVLGVAWLALANIYSAAGAQSSYVAVATIDGPIDIVATRYLERVLDEAWDTDAALLVVRLNTPGGLADSTRDMVGLILESRVPVAVYVSPAGSQAASAGTFVAAAAHFAVMAPGTNIGAASPVTAGGEDVPATLAEKVSEDTQAFIRSIAEQRGRDAAALEATVTQAKSYSAGEAEDAGIIDFLAEDLEDLLRQADGAEVETTRGMQQVNVSGLQVRELDPTGVERLLSVLANPTLALLLLFVGGFGLLVEFSAPGLGVPGIVGVVALALAFTGLGQLPVNWLGVVLILGALGLAALEVQAVGFGLFGASAVAAFVAGAFLLVGDAFRVPEIGIPEIEIGVNPWLIGLLGGVFAAVIAVIAWALRSDRVRATSSYVSPASQAALVGRLAEVTHTLDPRGEVRLAGERWEAELPAGRHADVGERVMVRDVEGLRLRVDILQESASEAPTVTS encoded by the coding sequence ATGGCTCGACAGCAGCTGCTCAGACGCTGGTGTATCGGCGCCATGTTCGTACTTGGCGTTGCGTGGCTGGCGCTGGCAAACATCTATTCAGCGGCAGGCGCGCAGTCGTCGTACGTCGCGGTCGCGACCATCGACGGCCCCATCGACATCGTCGCCACACGCTACCTCGAGCGGGTGCTCGACGAGGCGTGGGACACGGACGCCGCGTTGCTGGTGGTGCGGCTCAACACGCCGGGCGGGCTGGCCGACAGCACCCGGGACATGGTGGGGCTCATTCTCGAGTCCCGCGTGCCGGTGGCGGTTTACGTGTCGCCCGCAGGCTCGCAGGCCGCGTCTGCCGGCACCTTCGTCGCCGCGGCCGCTCACTTCGCGGTGATGGCGCCCGGCACCAACATCGGCGCCGCGTCGCCGGTCACGGCCGGTGGTGAAGACGTGCCGGCGACCCTGGCGGAGAAGGTCAGCGAGGACACGCAGGCCTTTATTCGCAGCATCGCCGAGCAGCGCGGTCGGGACGCGGCTGCGCTCGAAGCCACGGTGACGCAGGCGAAGTCCTACTCCGCGGGCGAGGCTGAAGACGCGGGCATCATCGACTTCCTCGCTGAGGACCTCGAAGATCTCCTGCGGCAGGCGGACGGCGCGGAGGTCGAGACCACAAGGGGTATGCAACAGGTCAACGTGTCCGGACTCCAGGTGCGCGAGCTCGATCCGACCGGCGTGGAGCGTTTACTGTCCGTGCTGGCGAATCCCACCCTGGCGCTACTGCTCCTGTTCGTCGGTGGATTCGGCTTGCTCGTCGAGTTCTCGGCGCCCGGACTCGGCGTGCCGGGGATCGTGGGGGTGGTGGCCCTCGCCCTGGCGTTCACCGGGCTGGGACAGCTTCCGGTGAACTGGCTGGGCGTGGTGCTGATTCTCGGCGCCTTGGGGCTGGCGGCGCTGGAGGTTCAGGCGGTCGGCTTCGGTCTGTTCGGAGCCAGTGCCGTTGCGGCGTTCGTCGCTGGGGCGTTTCTGCTTGTGGGCGATGCGTTTCGAGTGCCGGAGATAGGTATTCCGGAGATCGAGATCGGCGTGAACCCGTGGTTGATCGGGCTGCTCGGCGGCGTGTTCGCGGCGGTAATCGCGGTCATAGCCTGGGCGCTTCGGTCGGACCGCGTGCGAGCCACGTCCTCGTACGTAAGCCCTGCATCTCAGGCCGCGCTTGTCGGCCGGCTGGCGGAAGTGACGCACACGCTCGATCCGCGCGGCGAAGTGCGGCTTGCCGGCGAGCGCTGGGAAGCGGAGCTGCCGGCGGGGCGCCACGCGGATGTGGGCGAGCGCGTTATGGTGCGGGATGTCGAAGGTTTGCGACTGAGGGTCGATATCTTGCAAGAGTCAGCGTCAGAGGCGCCGACGGTGACGAGCTGA
- a CDS encoding phytanoyl-CoA dioxygenase family protein, with product MTEHERYLFDLQGFLAVPNALDAAEVEALNDVLDEQIASLPDQDWSSHRFLELLAWGAPYRDLIDHPKLLPFVVDMVGPHVRLDHTYLDIIRGGLSPIGATLHGGRVPYDSAQYFEFADGRFYNGLCVVAINLMDVNPGDGGFACVPGSHKSNLPFPADWKDLEEAQPFVERVTGPAGTAVFFTEALTHGPLPWHGAAERRTIFYKYSPRPMAWWMPYPDGAGVEGLTEAQERILQPPTRDPRRMGPPTLS from the coding sequence ATGACTGAGCACGAGCGGTATCTCTTCGACCTGCAGGGGTTTCTGGCAGTCCCGAACGCGCTGGACGCCGCGGAGGTGGAGGCGCTTAACGACGTTCTCGACGAGCAGATCGCGAGTCTGCCGGACCAGGACTGGTCATCGCATCGCTTCTTGGAACTGCTGGCGTGGGGCGCGCCCTACCGCGACCTGATCGATCATCCCAAGCTGCTGCCGTTTGTGGTCGACATGGTGGGGCCGCACGTGCGCCTGGACCACACCTACCTTGACATAATTCGTGGCGGTCTAAGTCCCATTGGCGCCACGCTGCACGGCGGGCGCGTGCCGTATGACTCGGCGCAGTACTTTGAGTTCGCCGACGGCCGGTTCTACAACGGCCTGTGCGTGGTGGCCATCAATTTGATGGACGTGAATCCCGGCGACGGCGGCTTTGCCTGCGTGCCCGGCAGCCACAAGAGCAACTTGCCCTTCCCTGCCGACTGGAAGGACCTCGAAGAGGCGCAGCCATTCGTCGAGCGAGTGACCGGGCCTGCGGGAACGGCGGTGTTCTTCACCGAAGCGCTGACGCACGGACCGCTGCCATGGCACGGCGCGGCCGAACGCCGCACGATCTTCTACAAATACAGCCCGCGCCCAATGGCCTGGTGGATGCCCTATCCGGACGGCGCGGGCGTGGAGGGTCTGACCGAAGCCCAGGAACGGATCTTGCAGCCGCCAACGAGAGACCCGCGACGCATGGGGCCGCCGACGCTGTCCTAA
- a CDS encoding ABC transporter permease: MVGYIIRRVLYMIPVLFGVLIVVFVLMRLIPGDPIEIFFQSGEIGGSGATSREGGEVSRKALEKLRESYNLDKSPPHQFVLYVWDVVRGDLGTSIAYRRPVVDMIASHWPATFALTMASMAVAITIGVGAGVISAIKRHTFVDYGAQMFAILGISFPPFFVGLLLILVFAIKWQTDDGVGMLPAVSNGYGKELILPALTLGTAASAILARLTRSSMLDVLSRDYVRTARSKGLRERVVVMGHALRNALIPVVTVIGLEFGGLLAGAVIIEAVFHRQGLGLRLIDAIIDRDYPVVQGLVLLSAVIYAVANLLVDVLYTYIDPRVRLETTGS; this comes from the coding sequence ATGGTTGGGTACATCATCCGCCGCGTCCTTTACATGATCCCCGTCCTGTTCGGCGTGCTGATCGTGGTGTTTGTGCTCATGCGGCTGATTCCGGGCGACCCGATCGAGATATTCTTCCAGTCGGGCGAGATCGGCGGCTCAGGCGCGACCAGCCGCGAGGGCGGCGAAGTCAGCCGCAAGGCGCTCGAGAAGCTGCGGGAAAGCTACAACCTGGATAAGTCGCCGCCGCACCAATTCGTGCTCTACGTCTGGGACGTGGTGCGTGGCGACCTGGGGACGTCGATCGCCTACCGACGCCCCGTCGTGGACATGATTGCGAGTCACTGGCCGGCGACGTTTGCGCTGACGATGGCGAGCATGGCCGTGGCGATCACCATCGGCGTCGGAGCGGGCGTGATCTCGGCCATCAAACGCCACACGTTCGTCGACTATGGCGCGCAAATGTTCGCCATCCTGGGCATCTCGTTCCCGCCCTTCTTCGTTGGCTTGCTCCTGATCCTGGTATTCGCCATCAAATGGCAGACGGACGACGGCGTGGGCATGCTGCCGGCGGTATCCAACGGCTACGGCAAGGAGCTGATCCTGCCGGCGCTCACCCTGGGCACCGCGGCATCCGCCATCCTGGCGCGACTCACCCGCTCATCGATGCTGGATGTGCTCTCGCGCGACTACGTGCGCACGGCGCGGTCGAAAGGGCTGCGCGAGCGCGTGGTCGTGATGGGGCACGCCCTGCGCAACGCGCTGATTCCCGTGGTCACCGTCATCGGCCTCGAGTTCGGCGGCCTGCTGGCCGGCGCGGTGATCATCGAGGCCGTGTTCCACCGCCAGGGACTGGGACTGCGGCTGATCGACGCCATCATCGACCGCGACTATCCGGTGGTGCAGGGCCTGGTGCTGCTGTCCGCGGTCATCTACGCCGTGGCCAACCTGCTCGTCGACGTGCTCTATACATATATCGACCCGCGAGTGCGTCTCGAAACGACGGGATCCTAG
- a CDS encoding CocE/NonD family hydrolase translates to MPDAAAPFQGSHRAYDSIVSPNVLIPARDGVPLAADVYLPARNGEAVEGAFPAIVERTPYLKDGTNYARRGHWYARRGYATVINDVRGRGQSSGEWYPFALEAPDGYDVVEWVAAQPWCNGRVGTMGASYAGSDQSALATLNPPHLACQVVGQGTSNYHVSSLRQGGALEQRFIRYAFRMARTSREALADPDLKRTFDAADLQIPELFGPPLRFRPGRTALRLLPTYEQWAWDILTRGVYDEYWMQRGYTIDRYWDEHSDVPVLFQSGWYDTYPRGAIANFLALGERKSSPMRLVMGPWRHGEGTVEESTAGDVQLGIDAAVPAYDDMRLRFFDEHLKGLDTGLRGAPPVRYFVMGGHEGRPPADLESTLWHGGRWESAATWPPPEYREQALYFHPDGSLQAQAPTARHEPTRYTYDPHDPVLTAGGSISASEDILPSGGFDQRGQPGRFFGHHDTLSLASRPDVLSFETPPLDSDIEIAGPVEVRLFAASTAVDTDFTAKLLDVYPHDRDAPGSTPGGYELNLCDSIIRARFRNGFESEEFLTPGEICEFRIILYPTANRFARGHRIRVDISSSNYPRFDANPNTGEPLGHARRVKTADQSIFHDASWPSRLLIHARTDSPVASSGDSGR, encoded by the coding sequence ATGCCTGATGCAGCGGCGCCGTTCCAAGGCTCGCACCGCGCCTACGACTCGATTGTTAGTCCAAACGTCCTCATTCCCGCCCGCGACGGCGTGCCGCTGGCCGCCGACGTCTACCTGCCCGCGCGCAACGGCGAGGCGGTGGAGGGAGCATTCCCTGCCATCGTCGAGCGCACGCCCTATCTCAAGGACGGCACGAACTACGCCCGGCGCGGCCATTGGTATGCCCGTCGCGGCTACGCCACGGTCATCAACGACGTCCGCGGGCGCGGGCAATCGTCCGGCGAGTGGTATCCCTTTGCACTGGAGGCGCCCGACGGCTACGACGTGGTCGAATGGGTGGCCGCGCAGCCGTGGTGCAACGGGCGCGTGGGCACCATGGGCGCCAGCTACGCCGGGTCGGACCAGAGCGCGCTGGCCACGCTCAATCCGCCGCACCTCGCCTGCCAGGTCGTCGGGCAGGGCACCAGCAACTATCACGTGTCGTCGCTGCGGCAGGGCGGCGCCCTGGAGCAACGCTTCATCCGCTACGCCTTTCGCATGGCGCGCACCAGCCGCGAAGCCCTGGCCGACCCCGACCTGAAGCGCACCTTCGACGCCGCCGATCTCCAGATCCCGGAGCTATTCGGTCCACCGCTGCGATTCCGTCCCGGACGCACCGCCCTGCGCTTGCTGCCCACCTATGAGCAATGGGCCTGGGACATCCTGACCCGCGGCGTCTACGACGAGTACTGGATGCAGCGCGGCTACACCATCGACCGCTATTGGGATGAGCACTCCGATGTTCCGGTGCTCTTCCAGAGCGGCTGGTACGACACCTATCCACGCGGCGCGATTGCCAATTTCCTCGCCCTCGGCGAGCGCAAGTCGAGTCCCATGCGCCTGGTCATGGGTCCCTGGCGGCATGGCGAGGGAACGGTCGAGGAGAGCACCGCCGGCGACGTCCAGCTCGGCATCGACGCCGCCGTGCCCGCCTACGACGACATGCGGCTGCGCTTCTTCGACGAGCACTTGAAGGGGCTCGACACCGGATTGCGCGGCGCGCCGCCGGTTCGCTACTTCGTCATGGGCGGCCACGAGGGGCGTCCACCCGCCGATCTCGAGTCCACGCTTTGGCACGGCGGTCGTTGGGAGAGCGCCGCCACATGGCCCCCGCCGGAATACCGGGAGCAGGCGCTCTATTTCCACCCGGACGGTTCCCTCCAGGCTCAAGCGCCCACCGCCAGGCACGAGCCGACGCGATACACCTACGACCCGCACGATCCGGTGCTCACCGCCGGCGGATCGATCAGCGCCTCGGAGGACATACTGCCGTCCGGGGGCTTCGATCAACGCGGTCAGCCCGGCCGCTTCTTTGGACACCACGACACGCTGTCCCTGGCCTCGCGTCCCGACGTGCTGTCGTTCGAGACGCCGCCCCTGGACTCCGACATCGAGATCGCCGGTCCCGTGGAGGTGCGGCTGTTCGCGGCGAGCACGGCGGTCGACACCGACTTTACCGCCAAGCTGCTCGACGTCTACCCGCACGACCGCGACGCGCCCGGCAGCACGCCGGGCGGCTACGAGCTGAATCTCTGCGACAGCATCATCCGCGCGCGCTTCCGCAACGGATTCGAGTCGGAGGAGTTCCTCACGCCGGGCGAGATCTGCGAGTTCCGGATCATCCTGTATCCCACCGCAAATCGCTTCGCCCGCGGGCATCGCATTCGGGTTGACATCTCGTCGAGCAACTACCCGCGCTTCGACGCCAATCCCAATACCGGCGAGCCGCTGGGGCACGCCCGCCGCGTCAAAACGGCGGACCAGTCAATCTTCCACGACGCCAGTTGGCCGAGCCGCCTGCTCATCCACGCACGCACCGATTCACCCGTCGCGTCCTCAGGCGATTCCGGGCGCTGA
- a CDS encoding NUDIX hydrolase — protein sequence MARRSGHRAVIAVGGVVRSGDGIVLVRLTYSRHRGRFMFPGGKVDPGESLEAALVREVWEEAGIEAEPEGIVAVRHRVDADELNTFVIFEMRHVRGRPRAVSSEADAVGVFGAADLRGTPDKFVSLVPEIALPVLDGTYTRLARNDDFAPAPYGPETFRVYGPRGQAWSEPE from the coding sequence ATGGCTCGACGTTCCGGTCATCGCGCGGTGATTGCCGTTGGCGGCGTGGTGCGTTCCGGCGACGGCATCGTGCTGGTGCGGCTGACCTACAGCCGGCATCGCGGCAGGTTCATGTTCCCCGGTGGCAAGGTCGATCCCGGCGAATCGCTCGAGGCGGCGCTGGTGCGCGAAGTGTGGGAGGAGGCGGGGATCGAGGCCGAGCCGGAGGGCATAGTGGCCGTGCGTCACCGCGTCGATGCCGACGAGTTGAACACCTTTGTGATCTTTGAAATGCGGCACGTGCGAGGCCGTCCACGCGCGGTTTCCTCGGAGGCCGATGCGGTGGGCGTGTTCGGCGCCGCCGACCTGCGGGGCACGCCTGACAAATTCGTCTCGCTGGTGCCCGAGATTGCGCTGCCGGTGCTCGACGGGACGTACACACGGCTGGCGCGGAACGACGACTTCGCGCCGGCGCCATACGGTCCCGAGACGTTTCGCGTCTACGGCCCGCGCGGGCAAGCGTGGTCTGAACCGGAGTGA